TGACATATGCCGTTCTCAAGGCACGTGTGCACGACGGGCGGGCCACCATGGATGCTGGCATGCTGCCGTGCAAAACGCATATCACTTGCTCGACGCACTTCCAACATCTAGAACATTGCTGCGTGTGTGAGAGACGACGAGGAAGACGAGGCCGCTCGGCATGGCGGGAGCAAGGACGACAACGTCGTGGTGCAGCCACTGCGGCGTGGGCCTCGCCGCGCCGCCCGGGTCCGCCTCCAGCGTCCGGTGCGCGTTCTGCCACCGGGTGACGCGCGTCGAGCACCACCGTGGCGTGGGCGAGAGCGCCATCACGCtggcggccccgtcgccgccgcgtccgccgtgCTCTGCGAGGCGCGAGCTTCCGGCGGGATACCCCAGGGTGAGCGGCAAGAAGCGCGCGCTCCTCGTCGGCGTCAGCTACACGGGCACCCCGCACGAACTCCGGGGCACCGTCAACGACGTCAAGGAAATGAGGCGCCTCCTCTGCGACAAGTTCGGGTTCCCGAgtggctgcatcctggagctCACCGGTAATCAAGAAAATCCAACAACCGCGTGCTCCAGCGTCCATCTCATTCCATGGATATAACCATGTGAAGATATATCATGAAATGAATTAGTTTAACGGATTTAACGCTTGTGGTGCCAGAGAAGGAGACCGATCCGTATAGGGTGCCGACGCGGGAGAACCTGCTGCTGGCGATGCGGTGGCTGGTGGAAGGGTGCGCCGCCGGAGATTCGCTCGCGTTCCACTTTTCCGGCCACGCCGTGCAGAAGCTGGACTCCAACGACGACGAGATGGATGGCTACAACGAGGCGCTGTGTCCGGTGGACTTCGAGCAGAGCGGCAAGATTCTGGACGACGAGATCAACGAGACCATTGTCAAGCCGCTCGGCAGGGGCGTGAAGCTTCACGCCATCGTGGACACCTGCCACAGCGGCACCATCCTCGACCTCCCTTACCTCTGCCGCCTATCAAGGTACGCCCGCACCGTAAACAAATCTCTTCAGCTCTGACCACGGAAAACATCCCAGATCTCACCACTCTGCGTTTTTGCTTCTTTCAAGAACCGGGTATAGGCAGTGGGAGAATCACTGCCGCCCTTCGGGGATGGCAAAGCGCCCGAACGGAGGCCTGGCCATCTCCATCAGCGGCTGCAGCGACGACCAGAAGTCCGCAGACGCCAGCGTACGTTTCTGACTGAACACAAAAGAAACTCTGTCCCCATCTTCTGATGAAACTCTGTGTCTTGGTCTCGACGATACATGTTCTGTTGGCTGTTTACACTTGATATGTGCAGGGATTTTCTGAATCGGCTTCGATCGGCGCCATGACGGACAGCTTCATCAAAGCCGTGGAGGCTGAGCCCGGGACGACGTACGGGCGCCTGCTGAGCGCGATGAGGGCGAGGATCCGCGACGGCCAGGGGAGCCGCCGCCTCGCCGGGCGGTTCGGCTCGTTCGTCCGCAGGATGATCCCCTCCAATAGCGTGGTGCAGGTGAGCTTCATCTGGCCGATCGATCGCCTCTGCTTTGTTAGTTTGACAGGGCTCAGGTGTCGGACTGAGTTcactcacactctcactctgGACTGCATATGCAGGAGCCTCAGCTGTGCTCCTCAGAGCCTTTTGACATCTACCGGAAGCCATTCCTCCTTTGATTGAGATGCTTGTCCAACATCTACAACGTACTAATTCGGGAGTTGATTCGAGTGTTATGACGGTGTGCAGCTCGATCAGCTTGATGCTGCTTCAATCAGTGTAACTCTGGCAACATGTATTGATGTATACTCCGGTCTGGTTAAAAGTTACACCGTCATCAAATGGATGGGGTTGCGTGAAACGCCTTCGGCATGCGAGCATAATCCATAGTAAACATCAAACTAGGCTAGCAGTTCGATGACTAAGGGTGCATTTTATTGGAGAACAATATTACATGAGATATGACTATTTATATTTTGTTGGATGGGGCGATATAATTTCTTGTTTGTTACTCACTCCGTTCAAAAATAGTAGATGTATCTCTTTTGGATTCGGTCTTCAAAATTACATTTTGACTcaaattttctcataaaatatatcatttacagctacaaaatatatagtgtaaaatcattttaaattatgaatctagctgtataatttttatatactagatattattataatttgattaaatgttagtcaaatTATTAtacaaagtttttttaaaacgaaATACACCTACTAttttgaacggagggagtagcaTGAACAAGGtgatccaaattcttgtttgcTTGGATAGATAGAACTTAGATAGGATTAGTCAAAATTTTGTGAGACCCGCCTatcatatattttgttttttcatcTTGATAGTGTCACAGTTCGGTATACAACAATTTGGTCTACTATCACAGTTGTGGCTTGCCACATTAATATTCTAACCCAAGTTATCatagatatttttctacatTTGTGGCAATTAGGGAAAACATTACCGGCGGTAAACCGTTGGTAAGTGGaccttggtaaaaaaaaaacccaactgGTCAAAAAATTCTAGTTGAATTTAAACTTTATTACACTAATATaggttgtttatccttcatgaaGAAAATATACACTCGTACGCTGGCCCAAATTTCCCGAGTATCCCTTCTTAGTTTTCTTGGCCCAACATGCGCCACCATGGGCCAGCCCTAGTCATTGTCAGGTAGCCTAAAAGGCCCTAGTCCTCCTTTGTGCTAGGCCGGTCTATGCCCGAGCGCTGCCCCATGTGCTTCCCCTTCTGGCCCGTGCGCCTAGGCTCCCCTCTCCACCGTGCTGCACAAGTTCGATATACAATAGTTTGGTTTACTATCACAGTTCGGTATACAACAGTTTGGTTTACTATCATAGTTGTGGCCTGCCACATTAATATTCTATCCCAACTTATCATAGACATGTTTTTCTACCTTTGTGGCCTAGTATTGCGCCGGCCTTCCTTCCCTCCACTCTTTCCTCTGTCTGGCCGACCGCTTAGGCCCACAAGTTATCTTCCACCTCGCGTCGGACTCTTTCCCCTCTCACTCCGAGCCACACAACAAATTCAAAAGGAATATTCCTCTATCTCACCGACCACCATTGATGAggatatattattattattattattatataaagACCATATATCTATAAGATGTTTATGACGATCCTACATATCTTTCTCAATCCGAGGCTAGTTGTAGCTGCCACAGAATAAGGGTATAGAGAAATACAAGGAAGGTAATCGAATCGGATAGGGAAGTTATCTCCTATTCGGTTGGAATCCTAGATATTTGGCAATTTATCAAAGACTACGCCCGAAGGAACTCGGGTAGGACATGCTTGAGTCCCCCCTATTATAAAATAAGGGGAGAGGAGCACGTTCAACAAGAGCCAATTCAAGCCAATTCAAGCCTCGTAGCAATTCGTGTCTTTAGATCTTCAAAGTCATGAAACCCAAAGCATGTCTAATCAGGTAGAACACCAACACCCATCAAAGATCCACGACAGAATTAACCATCATcaggaaaacaaaaaaattcacCTAGTTCTTAGGAATAGATCCATACacaaaccttttgtactctgcgATCCTGAGAATAATCAAGGTGAGACATGATGTATGGCTATCATGCAACTCATAGGTCtgaacatgtataaatatgtgtcCCTATTTGCGATACTATTCGATGACTACACAGTTATCCCTATTTTCATATTATGAATAATAGGCAGTCATGTACAAATCCTCGATCGCTAGTGCCTTTCATGGGGATATGAGCAGATGATTCAACTTCAAAAGATATTGCATCCCTAGGTATCTACGGTCTTGACATCCTCGCCTGGCTAAACGAATTACTGGAGATCAACCGATTTCTGAAGGCAAATTACAGTCAGTCGACTTCTGAGTCGGTTGGTCAAGGTGGTCTTTCAGGCGATCGTGTGAAGGGGTCGGGTTACTCGACTTCCAAGCTTGTCCCATCTACTGGCAAAATAAGCTACCGAGGAATAGATGGCTCTAATGAGAAAATTCCAGAGGATGAACCCTGATTTACTGAGTTCGATGTTTGTTCCTCTTCAAATTCATCTTGCAACGAGAAGGAACTTCATGAGGTTAACATTCTTGAAGTTGGGAACCAAGAAAACTGGGATAATCCCGAGATTCGACCACCCTAGTTGCCAAGGACAACCTACCTACTACCACTAAGTCACAGGGGGCTACCGACAATTGCAATCTTAGGGAACAATCAACCAATTGTTCTGCTTCCTTTGGTGAAACCCCTTGCGACTACTGGCTAGACTCTAGGTTGACACAATGGGACCTCTCTGATCCTTGAAAAACTATTTGGTTAGTTCACTAGTGCCTAGTACGCATCCAACATGGCACGACTACTGAAGTTGAAGTGTACTAGAATCCTACTCTCCACCCTCTCGAGGGATTGGGTGAAGCCGATgccactgaaagtgcatctaggcccgttatgtgggttttggataattaatgataaaagattaagggactaatgagttcaATGAgattatgaacaggttttagtcccgtTAAAGATGTTAAATGACGTTGGCATCcctcaaaaggaaaagagaagaggCACATGGGTACTCAATAATTtcaattgattttatttttgaatttgagtataggtatgccggaCTATGAAGAGATATGTGTTTAGATTGTCTTGaggatgtctcagtgctcaaagtatcttttTATCCAAAAGATGAGAGACATAAATCACCCCACGAACATTGGGTTTTCAAAGTTGCTTTGTGCACCCGGAAGTTTCGAGTGCAACCCGGAACTACAATGGTccctattctagtgctactgaggtgagaaaaaataagagaaaaataaaataaaaataaaaaatatttgtgagtactatcattagtgattggagttagtcattagtgatgggttacaagttgaatcatcactaatgactggcataggACGATCCATCAttaatgagtggatcattagtgacgagtcaagttatgactcgtcactaatgactggcataggacgacccgttactaatgattggcctaggatgatcgtcactgatgacctagtcattagtgacgggtcacaacttaatccgtcactattatcatcagtaacgggtcatgttacgacccgtcactgatgatctagtcattagtgatgggtcaggtcatcagtgacgggtcgtaacttgacccgtcattattatcatcagtgacgggtcacagcttgacccgtcactattatcatcagtgacggctCATGTTacgacatgtcactaatgatcacttattagtgacgggtctatatctaGTTTCGATCAGAAtggacattagtgacgtgtgttAAGCAGCCATCACTAATTTGGTGTCTTCTTTGCTGTTTTCTTATGTAGTGACCTGCCCCGTGCTGTCACATCGCCTGCAACACAGTCCTGTAACCATTAATGATATGGGACATGTCATCTTACAAGTCCACCTGCCCACGACTACACATGGTGAGAGTGGGTGCCTGGGGAAGTTAAGCACTCGAGTAGAGGGCATTAAATGCAATCCCTAACAGGTTAGATGGGTACCTACCTCGCGACTAGGAGGTTGGTCGCTAGGTCCCCACTCATGACCAGAGCACTGGTCGTGGAATTTCTAGCTGCAATCAAGGAA
The nucleotide sequence above comes from Phragmites australis chromosome 4, lpPhrAust1.1, whole genome shotgun sequence. Encoded proteins:
- the LOC133915996 gene encoding metacaspase-1-like, with the protein product MAGARTTTSWCSHCGVGLAAPPGSASSVRCAFCHRVTRVEHHRGVGESAITLAAPSPPRPPCSARRELPAGYPRVSGKKRALLVGVSYTGTPHELRGTVNDVKEMRRLLCDKFGFPSGCILELTEKETDPYRVPTRENLLLAMRWLVEGCAAGDSLAFHFSGHAVQKLDSNDDEMDGYNEALCPVDFEQSGKILDDEINETIVKPLGRGVKLHAIVDTCHSGTILDLPYLCRLSRTGYRQWENHCRPSGMAKRPNGGLAISISGCSDDQKSADASGFSESASIGAMTDSFIKAVEAEPGTTYGRLLSAMRARIRDGQGSRRLAGRFGSFVRRMIPSNSVVQEPQLCSSEPFDIYRKPFLL